One Aquificaceae bacterium DNA segment encodes these proteins:
- a CDS encoding universal stress protein has product MFGRVAVHIWEEDYEYLRYVKSLLSKLNIKPNFLFVEEENLLGDLVNFFSKPSEEREKAIRKHIEELFEDYEFYTLPSSNNATLEHLQENYDLIFVKYKKQLFRKSVPEWIISGTDGLWLWVYKDGANASVKKVCLPIDFSDRSIRQVEFTLKLKEFIPFDFDLVYSTNISRLKDKLVISDYEKLLEDKKEEARHMFTDMFGERDMNLIFLEGDPYREMVKFINSSQYDLVVVGRRGKGMRERIGSVSLHLIRSLKCPVVVL; this is encoded by the coding sequence ATGTTTGGAAGAGTTGCAGTCCATATATGGGAAGAGGATTACGAGTATCTTAGATATGTAAAGAGTTTGCTTTCCAAGCTTAACATAAAGCCTAACTTCCTCTTTGTAGAGGAAGAAAACCTTCTTGGAGACCTTGTGAACTTCTTTTCAAAACCTTCTGAAGAAAGGGAAAAAGCTATAAGAAAACACATAGAGGAGCTGTTTGAGGACTACGAATTTTACACTCTACCAAGCTCTAATAATGCCACCCTTGAGCACCTTCAGGAAAACTATGACCTGATATTCGTAAAATACAAGAAACAGCTCTTTCGTAAGTCTGTGCCAGAATGGATAATATCTGGAACTGACGGCTTGTGGTTGTGGGTTTATAAGGATGGAGCTAATGCAAGTGTAAAGAAGGTGTGCCTTCCTATAGACTTTTCCGATAGGTCTATAAGACAAGTGGAATTTACCCTTAAGTTAAAGGAGTTTATACCCTTTGATTTTGACTTGGTCTATTCCACCAACATAAGTAGGTTAAAGGATAAGCTGGTTATTAGCGATTATGAAAAGCTTCTTGAGGATAAGAAAGAAGAGGCAAGGCATATGTTTACCGACATGTTTGGCGAAAGGGACATGAACCTAATATTTCTGGAGGGAGACCCATACAGGGAGATGGTTAAGTTTATAAACTCATCTCAGTATGACTTGGTAGTTGTGGGAAGAAGGGGTAAGGGTATGAGAGAGAGAATAGGCAGTGTTTCCCTTCATCTTATAAGGAGTTTGAAATGTCCAGTGGTTGTCCTGTAA
- a CDS encoding lysophospholipid acyltransferase family protein has translation MSSGCPVSRFSKIFLAPFCPPAKKAFRILFRIEAYGIENIPKEPCIVASNHRSHLDPPVLNSVFPEPLRFLAKEELFRVPILGKLLPHMGALPVKRGSGDLEVLELALELMHFGCKVGIFPEGTRANPGEFLRPKLGVGLLAIKSQRPVLPVYIEGTDIVFPRGAKFPKPGHPIRVFIGKSKVYYDEDNLKGYRRVAEDIMESIKELARAKDSEHSRIP, from the coding sequence ATGTCCAGTGGTTGTCCTGTAAGTAGGTTTTCAAAAATCTTCCTTGCTCCTTTTTGCCCCCCTGCTAAGAAGGCTTTTAGAATACTCTTTCGCATAGAAGCCTATGGGATTGAGAATATTCCAAAGGAGCCTTGCATAGTGGCAAGCAATCACAGAAGCCACCTTGACCCTCCGGTGCTAAACAGCGTTTTTCCAGAGCCTTTGAGGTTTCTTGCTAAGGAAGAGCTCTTTAGAGTGCCTATTCTTGGAAAACTACTTCCCCATATGGGTGCACTGCCAGTCAAAAGAGGTTCTGGAGACTTGGAGGTGCTTGAGCTTGCCTTAGAGCTTATGCACTTTGGATGTAAAGTTGGCATATTTCCTGAGGGAACAAGGGCAAATCCCGGTGAATTCCTAAGACCCAAGCTCGGCGTAGGCTTACTGGCAATAAAAAGCCAAAGACCAGTGCTCCCTGTATACATAGAAGGGACAGACATAGTTTTTCCAAGAGGTGCCAAGTTTCCAAAGCCAGGACATCCCATTAGGGTTTTTATTGGCAAGAGCAAGGTCTATTATGATGAGGACAATCTTAAAGGCTACAGAAGGGTAGCGGAAGATATAATGGAAAGCATAAAGGAGCTTGCTCGTGCCAAAGATAGTGAGCATAGTAGGATACCATAA
- the mobB gene encoding molybdopterin-guanine dinucleotide biosynthesis protein B, whose translation MPKIVSIVGYHNSGKTTLIEALIPQLKARGLRVGYLKHDPKAHGITDKEGSDTNRVFKVADKVGLLSPDRLTLWERREDNPLKVVEEYFSSFDVVLLEGWKSLKGVKKVVLGELDVEGLKVEGLKDLQKVIDYILED comes from the coding sequence GTGCCAAAGATAGTGAGCATAGTAGGATACCATAACTCGGGAAAAACCACGCTTATAGAAGCACTCATACCCCAGCTTAAGGCAAGGGGTCTAAGGGTTGGATACCTCAAGCATGACCCAAAAGCTCATGGCATAACCGATAAGGAAGGAAGCGACACAAACAGGGTTTTCAAAGTGGCGGACAAGGTAGGGCTTTTGTCTCCAGACAGACTAACCCTATGGGAAAGGAGAGAAGATAACCCTTTAAAGGTGGTAGAAGAATACTTCTCAAGCTTTGATGTGGTTCTTTTAGAAGGATGGAAGTCTTTAAAAGGTGTAAAAAAGGTGGTGCTTGGAGAGCTTGATGTTGAAGGTCTGAAAGTGGAAGGTCTCAAGGATTTGCAAAAGGTGATAGATTATATATTGGAGGATTAA